The Plasmodium falciparum 3D7 genome assembly, chromosome: 12 genome contains the following window.
tttattcttattatatattttttttgattatgTTAAATTAAATGAGATTTTAACAAATGGAAAATCGATGCTTGTATGCATATAAGAAAAAGTTCGGTGTGAGTTATCCTGAACATTTGGATGACGAACAGTTCGAACCTTTGAATAATGTTATGTTAAATATGATGGAACAGAAAAATTTTGttatagaaataaaagatTTAGAAGAAGATGCtaagaaatatttaattgATGAGAAGggtgatataaaaaataaagaaaagattagtttaataaatacatattatagtGATAGGGAAAGGATGTTATTTTGCTTGTTATCATCcttaatagaaaaaaaagaatattcttTTGaaggatatattatatgtagttatgttataaaaatgaattctTCTTATTATAGTGCATGGGTGTACAGAAGAAAATGtttaaagaaattaaatttaaatctattgaatgatttaaaatttacaaaatacattataagtgataatattaaaagttTTCAGAGCTGGTTCCATAGAAGATGGCTAATcgagtatatatataaaatgaattatagaaaaaaaaataaccaaAGAAATAATGaatgtaattataatatctATATTGAGGAGGggaaaaatatagataataaaaatgaaaatttaaatgaatataatatagatatggaaaataattatatatcttcATTCGATGATGAAAAGAATTTTATAAGTTCAGAAGAAGAAATGAACAGTAAtagttcatataatatacatgataatttttataatgatgatgatggttTTATAAGTAATTGTGATGATACGGATTTTGAAGAAGGACAAgaaaataatagaaataatatatatatttatgaagaattaggaaatattattaataataatatattctttaaaaattctttattaccaaatgaaataattaatatagataattttttatatgaagaattattatataataattgtgatatatttattgatatgaaaaattataattcttGGGCTACTAAAACATGGCTTATagataaatttaatattttacaaaatgaatatatatgtaaaaaacataatattatattacatgaattttgttttattaattatttattaactattgatatatataataattcattgTGGGTATATAGATATTTTATACTTAACAAATTAAGTTATTTTCATGATTTAGCAAAAATGCAGAAAGAAATTTATTTCTGTTTTACATATGCAAATCAATTTTATGATAACCAAgctatttttaattatttcattcatatggtttttttatatattaagttATATCAAAATGCCAGccaaataaaacaaaaaaatacagaattaaatatacaatgtgagaaaaaagaagaaacatataaacatgACGAGAGAAATATTTTCCAAATTCCTCTTGTTAACTACATTAAAAATGAACTAATAAAAATTCAGCACAAATCAAAATTTGTTCTAGTCTTCCTTTCACAACTTTATTCTTACAACGGATcttatgatgatgaaataGAGGTAAATATggaaagataaaaaaaaaataaaaataaaaaaatatggaaacatatataaaatgtatatggTATATGaatgtttttattaattatagcTGAAAAGGATTtacattatatgttttaacatatatataaatgtatatatatataatatatatatatatttttttttatcatttaacAGTGTTATAGGTATCTACAAAAGTATGACGATTTTAACGAACATGTGTGGAAAGATAGAATAGAATGTGTTCAAAAAAggttaaaaatatgaaaagggAACACAATATGATATTTTATGTTGTTATaaataaaggaaaagaaaaaagaaaaagcacgtcctttttttttatattaatatgttttattaaatataaataatgttacatatatactacatatatataatatatgtataatattaattttttaatttctttttttgtgattttttaaaatatatacttatatattttcatttgtgcatttcataaattatatattttaaattaagtcatgtatttattcttatttttatttttttttaatattttttgtttttttttttttttaaatactgacgaaataataattatattaatgaaaatatagaaaaataaaatactttattttttatattttatatatattattttaatatataaaactatatgattttttaaaatatatataaacaggctattcattatattataaatatatatattatatatataaatatatataaatataatattatactataaatattttagtgcttgtatatatattatgtaccttaaaaaaatataatttgtaaTTAAAGGggtttaaaattttaaactTACAGTGATGagaggatatatatatatatatatgaataatatacaatatgattttttattatacattatataatatagatttaataatacaaaataaaatatagaaaaacataataaaattatatattataatcaaaatatatgtgatgatatgatgtatttataaaataaaataccaatatatatttgttttatgattatgatcttaaataatatataataatatattaatatatatatatatatatattatattttaagcactaatatataaatatattattctttaatttttataaattagtattacatatatccaatataataagtatacatcaaaaaaattaataataaaagcaaaaggagatttttttttcttcttataattaaaatcaaacaaacaaaaaaaaaaaggtattaACTTATTTCCAACACaaaaaaagaggaaaaaaaaaaaaaaaaattatatatataatatatatatatatatatatatatatatataatatatataatataaatatttatataataatatacatttttttaatatatattataatgatttaaaaaaaagtaataaaattaaaaaaagatagatttcttttttatttttctttttcttaataaataaaaatataattatataaatatttatttaaataaataattaaataaatatatatatattttataaaacatataatttttcaaaaacgAAAcacaaaaatttaaataaataatatatattataaattttgatGCAGCAAAATggtaagaatatataattaatattttctaagctttttgtaaattttaaatatataaatgtatcttttttaaatataatatataatatatatatatatatatttgttttgttttttgttattatatttaaaactgTGAAAACATAAGAACAAAtcgaaaatataaaatcagaaaaaaaaaaaaagaaagaaagaaaaataaaataataaatataaaaaataatattattaataaaagaataaattgtatatatcATCCAGAAATGGTTTGATcacaattattttttctgtacatattttatttggaatatatatatatatatatatatatatatatatatatatatattacataaatatatattatatttatatacatatatttaaatattatttttttttcttttttatgacCTTTTAGGGAAGAGTCAGGACTAAAACTATTAAAAGAGCCGCAAGGCAAATTGTAGAAAAGTACTATGCCAAATTAACTCTAGATTTTCAAATTAACAAAAAGATAACAGAGGAAGTAGCCATAATTCCCTCAAAgagaatgaaaaataaagttGCTGGTTTTGTTACTCActtaatgaaaagaatacAAAAGGGACCTGTACGTGGTATTAGTTTGAAATTACAAGAAGAAGAAAGAGAAAGACGTTTAGATTTTGTCCCAGAAAAATCACAAATTGATGTTAGCGTAATTTATGTAGAACCTGATACATTACGTATGATCAAATCCTTGGGTATAAATATTAGCAACATGAAAGTACATAATCCCATGATTAACACTAACcaacaaaaacaaaacagAATGAATAAccaattttaaaaaagaaaaaattaaaattaaaatcaaTATAACATATGTAAGTATATtatgtgtaatatatttatataatatgtattatatttttgaagtatcaattttaatataattaaatagaGTCAATACAAGAacaaaattgtatatatatatatatatatatatatatatatatatatatatatatatgtacatacatacaatcatatattaaattgaaTACTCATTtctttgtacatatatatgtgtatttttttttttttttttttttttttttaatttttttttcatatatataacaaccactctttatcatttaatttttggaaagaaaaatttaactttgaaattaattattctttttataataaaaatattaatacttAAAGATATaaagttatatttatatttaagttAGTACAACATATGAAACATGTATATTGTACTCTGGATCAATTTAATTAAATCTTGtctcattttatatttatgattttttttgaaaaataactaaataattatataaataaataaatatatatatatatatgtattatatatgtatattatttgattatgcgaaaacaaaaaattgtcaggaattaatttttataatcaaaactataattcaaataatgtaaaagaatgttacatttttatatataatgcatTTTAAAAGTGCCTTTTATAAGTAATGGCACCATTACATAAAacagcaaaaaaaaaaaaaaaaaaaaaaaaaattagcatgtaattataaatgtctatatgtacaaatataaactatataaacatatatataaacgtaTAAATAGATTGATTCACATGCACATCTGTAAAatgaatatgtatatatatacatatatatatatatatatatatatatttttttttttttttttatgtcagTTAAAATCTGGAGCTTCTCCATCAGCATTTGTATTTAAATCGtcaaaatttaatttttgtcCCCATAAGTTTTCCCATATTTGTAAAAGGTCATTTGTTGCTGTCTCAAAATGAGAAGTAGCATCATATGAAGAAGTAACAAAAATATTGTCAGCTGGTTTTTTGCTGGTAGATACATACAAATCTGAAATTTTGACAAATTTTTCCTCAATTGTTCCCAAAAGTTCTAATGGTTTTTCGATTTCTTTTATTGGATTATTTGTTTCTACCGTTGCTGATACAATGgcaatatattttcctttaagTGTAACACCATGTTGAAAGGAAACaagattaatatatatatcacttTTTCTATTTAATTGATTTTGTGGAATAATAATTTGA
Protein-coding sequences here:
- a CDS encoding protein farnesyltransferase subunit alpha, whose translation is MENRCLYAYKKKFGVSYPEHLDDEQFEPLNNVMLNMMEQKNFVIEIKDLEEDAKKYLIDEKGDIKNKEKISLINTYYSDRERMLFCLLSSLIEKKEYSFEGYIICSYVIKMNSSYYSAWVYRRKCLKKLNLNLLNDLKFTKYIISDNIKSFQSWFHRRWLIEYIYKMNYRKKNNQRNNECNYNIYIEEGKNIDNKNENLNEYNIDMENNYISSFDDEKNFISSEEEMNSNSSYNIHDNFYNDDDGFISNCDDTDFEEGQENNRNNIYIYEELGNIINNNIFFKNSLLPNEIINIDNFLYEELLYNNCDIFIDMKNYNSWATKTWLIDKFNILQNEYICKKHNIILHEFCFINYLLTIDIYNNSLWVYRYFILNKLSYFHDLAKMQKEIYFCFTYANQFYDNQAIFNYFIHMVFLYIKLYQNASQIKQKNTELNIQCEKKEETYKHDERNIFQIPLVNYIKNELIKIQHKSKFVLVFLSQLYSYNGSYDDEIECYRYLQKYDDFNEHVWKDRIECVQKRLKI
- a CDS encoding 40S ribosomal protein S17, putative, with the protein product MGRVRTKTIKRAARQIVEKYYAKLTLDFQINKKITEEVAIIPSKRMKNKVAGFVTHLMKRIQKGPVRGISLKLQEEERERRLDFVPEKSQIDVSVIYVEPDTLRMIKSLGINISNMKVHNPMINTNQQKQNRMNNQF